In one Kamptonema formosum PCC 6407 genomic region, the following are encoded:
- a CDS encoding sulfotransferase: protein MTVPISIAMPVYNREPYIGSAIESVLAQTYPHFELLIWDDGSTDNSLTLARNYAQKDRRVRVLAAEHRGYGYSFMASIRETTSPYFGCVDSDDLLAPTALAETAAILDTCPEIGLVYTDYLLIDSNDCVQGYGPLCRIPYSPEQLLVDPMVFHFRLFRRSVYDAVGGVDLNFEFAADYELCLRLSEVTQIAKVSKPLYYYRLHEHNISKSHRSEQISASQQAIEAALTRRNLAFNLGLGVEITGHFRLRRKPISTAVGNISSPVGVGNTARSSSDQDHPIFIIGAERSGTTLLRLMLTAHPAICIPPESIFFVALESKYGDIDNLLSRIEEFLDDLYTNTFHRFSEWNVDRQLLRQNLLGCRQMRYSEAVSIVYQTYRQQFQPTASIWGDKNPFYIYQLGKIHRYFPGAKVVLIVRDFRACYSSVKQLVAGEKERGIVWPGLKTLDELTHQWNQVVRVMSKSICQPEQFYVVYYEQLVREPEMELLKICEWIGIEFSASMLEFHQKNAALGWVPANQMVWHPRTLEPLCTERIHAWQDELSFSELEAIELWNWKNLQKLGYKCVTF, encoded by the coding sequence ATGACAGTTCCGATATCCATTGCCATGCCCGTCTACAACCGAGAGCCTTACATCGGTTCCGCAATTGAGAGTGTTCTGGCTCAAACTTATCCTCACTTTGAACTACTCATTTGGGATGACGGTTCAACAGATAACTCCCTAACCTTAGCCCGCAATTATGCTCAAAAAGACAGGCGAGTGAGAGTATTAGCAGCAGAGCATCGAGGCTATGGCTACTCCTTCATGGCATCCATCAGAGAAACGACATCTCCTTACTTTGGCTGTGTAGACAGCGACGACTTACTAGCACCAACAGCACTAGCAGAAACAGCAGCCATTTTAGACACTTGTCCAGAAATAGGACTTGTCTATACCGACTACTTGCTCATCGACTCCAACGACTGCGTTCAAGGTTATGGCCCCCTGTGTCGCATCCCCTACTCGCCAGAACAACTATTAGTAGATCCGATGGTTTTCCACTTTCGGCTGTTCCGTCGCTCCGTTTACGATGCTGTGGGAGGCGTTGACCTAAACTTTGAATTCGCTGCGGATTACGAGTTGTGCCTGCGACTTTCGGAAGTTACACAAATAGCCAAAGTTAGCAAACCACTTTATTACTACCGCCTTCACGAACATAACATCTCGAAGTCACATAGATCTGAACAGATATCGGCAAGCCAACAGGCTATAGAGGCCGCTCTGACACGCCGGAATTTGGCTTTTAATTTAGGGTTAGGGGTAGAAATTACTGGTCATTTCCGCTTGCGAAGAAAGCCGATTTCGACCGCAGTTGGCAACATTTCATCTCCTGTTGGTGTTGGGAATACAGCTCGCTCATCGTCAGATCAAGATCACCCAATTTTCATCATTGGAGCTGAACGTTCGGGAACGACGCTCTTGCGCTTGATGCTGACAGCACATCCAGCTATCTGTATTCCACCTGAGAGCATTTTCTTCGTTGCTCTGGAGTCAAAGTATGGTGATATTGATAACTTGCTTTCTCGTATTGAAGAGTTTTTGGACGACCTTTACACCAACACTTTCCACCGATTTTCGGAATGGAATGTGGACAGGCAACTACTGCGACAGAATTTGTTGGGTTGTCGCCAGATGCGCTACTCTGAAGCGGTGTCTATTGTTTATCAAACTTATCGGCAGCAGTTCCAACCGACGGCATCCATTTGGGGAGATAAAAATCCTTTTTATATTTACCAGTTGGGTAAAATTCACAGGTATTTTCCAGGGGCCAAAGTAGTTCTTATTGTCCGCGATTTTCGGGCTTGTTACAGTTCTGTCAAACAATTGGTGGCTGGGGAGAAAGAAAGAGGCATAGTTTGGCCGGGACTCAAAACCTTGGATGAGCTGACACACCAATGGAATCAAGTGGTGAGGGTAATGTCAAAGTCCATTTGTCAGCCAGAGCAGTTTTATGTAGTTTATTACGAGCAGCTTGTCAGAGAGCCAGAAATGGAACTGCTGAAAATTTGTGAGTGGATAGGGATTGAGTTTAGCGCTTCAATGCTGGAATTTCATCAAAAAAACGCTGCATTGGGTTGGGTTCCGGCTAACCAAATGGTATGGCATCCAAGGACGCTTGAGCCACTCTGTACTGAGCGTATTCATGCTTGGCAGGATGAACTGAGCTTTTCGGAACTGGAGGCGATTGAGCTTTGGAATTGGAAAAATCTACAAAAGCTTGGTTACAAGTGCGTGACTTTTTAG
- a CDS encoding vanadium-dependent haloperoxidase yields MNQQVVDIVTAQNLLPSLGELVAKFSKIDLPKTIEMGDRAKVNVKLTNQGSAPIKGPITVKLYTSTDSIIDRAPDGKLVNDCLLTSTVQQVNLLPGQSTTVRLNYSNITSVGAPGACNLIAEINQNNESKQISKLVSATGSDIVIDWNATALNAIQAEGKAGRGVPPTVGSRLLAIAALSVYDAVNAFDRTHTSYAVNTPAPIGASEEAAAAAAAHRVLVTLLPNQAQLFDRQLARSLAEIADTPQAEADGVAFGNFVADTILASRANDGSSNNAPYIPPAGDYVWRPDTEGPNKGVALGPNWGKVKPFAIPNTTAFAPNGLDGVPGTDRFVQDLEEVRLLGGKQSTANTTVTRTPDQTEIALFWADDRADTFRPYGQLNQIAEEVAMREEKSLADNARLFAELNVALADAGIVVWDAKYNSKVIQPRPDDLITGGFGDKHGISGTVTDPEWEPLLNPTPPFPDYISGHSTFGGAFAGVMTNFFGENYSFTAVSQELPGVTRSYNSFYDAAYEDAISRIYGGVHVREATVEDALPTGWAVGNFVAQNLFKTVV; encoded by the coding sequence ATGAATCAGCAAGTTGTAGATATAGTAACCGCTCAAAATTTACTTCCCTCCCTGGGGGAATTAGTGGCTAAATTCAGCAAGATTGATTTGCCCAAAACCATTGAAATGGGCGATCGCGCTAAAGTCAATGTTAAGCTGACAAATCAAGGTTCCGCACCAATAAAGGGCCCCATCACCGTTAAACTCTATACTTCCACAGACTCGATAATCGATCGCGCCCCAGACGGCAAATTAGTCAACGATTGCTTGCTAACCTCCACTGTCCAACAAGTCAACCTGCTTCCGGGACAATCCACAACCGTTAGGTTGAACTATAGCAACATCACCTCGGTTGGAGCTCCGGGGGCTTGCAACTTGATTGCCGAAATTAACCAGAACAACGAAAGCAAGCAAATCTCAAAACTGGTTTCGGCAACTGGAAGCGATATTGTCATCGACTGGAATGCCACCGCTTTAAATGCGATTCAAGCAGAAGGGAAAGCGGGACGGGGCGTGCCGCCTACTGTAGGGTCGCGCCTGTTGGCGATCGCTGCCCTCTCGGTTTACGATGCGGTGAATGCGTTCGATCGCACTCACACATCCTATGCTGTCAACACTCCCGCCCCCATTGGCGCATCGGAGGAAGCAGCAGCAGCAGCAGCAGCCCACCGGGTTTTAGTCACACTACTGCCAAATCAAGCTCAATTATTCGATCGACAACTCGCCCGATCCTTAGCAGAAATCGCAGACACACCGCAAGCCGAAGCCGATGGAGTCGCCTTTGGAAACTTCGTTGCTGACACCATTCTCGCCTCCCGCGCCAACGACGGTTCTAGCAACAATGCCCCTTACATTCCCCCAGCAGGCGATTACGTTTGGCGGCCGGATACCGAAGGCCCCAACAAAGGCGTGGCACTTGGGCCCAACTGGGGCAAAGTCAAGCCCTTTGCTATCCCTAACACCACAGCCTTTGCCCCGAACGGCTTAGATGGCGTGCCCGGAACCGATCGCTTTGTGCAAGACTTGGAAGAAGTTCGGTTGTTAGGAGGGAAACAGAGCACCGCCAACACCACCGTGACGCGAACTCCCGACCAAACTGAAATCGCCCTGTTCTGGGCTGACGATCGCGCCGACACTTTCCGACCTTACGGACAATTGAACCAAATTGCTGAAGAAGTCGCCATGCGGGAAGAAAAGAGTCTCGCTGATAATGCCCGCTTGTTTGCCGAGTTAAACGTCGCTTTGGCGGATGCGGGGATCGTGGTCTGGGATGCTAAGTATAACAGCAAAGTCATTCAACCCCGACCGGACGATCTGATTACTGGGGGATTTGGCGATAAACACGGCATTTCAGGAACGGTGACAGACCCGGAATGGGAGCCCCTACTCAACCCCACGCCGCCGTTCCCAGATTACATCTCTGGACATTCGACTTTTGGCGGTGCATTTGCCGGGGTGATGACTAACTTTTTTGGCGAAAACTACTCTTTTACGGCAGTTTCCCAAGAACTTCCCGGTGTAACGCGCAGTTACAACAGTTTTTACGATGCTGCCTATGAGGATGCCATCAGCCGGATTTACGGTGGCGTGCACGTGCGCGAGGCTACGGTTGAGGATGCGCTGCCAACTGGTTGGGCGGTGGGCAATTTCGTCGCGCAAAATCTGTTTAAGACTGTGGTTTAA
- the ltrA gene encoding group II intron reverse transcriptase/maturase, whose amino-acid sequence MNKSKTQNNLTAEWKDINWRKLERVTFKLQKRIFQASTRGDVKACRKLQHTLIRSWSAKCIAVRMVTQDNQGKNTAGVDGVKSLTPKQRTNLVGKLLLTGKAKPTRRVMIPKPGITETRPLGIPTINDRALQALCKMALEPEWEAKFEPNSYGFRPGRSCHDAIEAIFNSISKKAKYVLDADIAKCFDRIDHKALLSKINTYPTLSRQLKVWLKAGYCVDKKFFPTNDGTPQGGVISPLLANIALHGMEERVMQYAEILKGSKRNNRHALSLIRYADDFVIIHEDVNVVKNCQEIIANWLCDMGLELKPSKTRLTHTLNEIEGNVGFEFLGFHVQQHKVGNYRSAKNSQGKLLGFTTLITPSKAKVKTHLAKIGEVIDTHKTAPQAALISKLNPIIRGWSNYYSTVVSKDTFSKVDHLIWQKLRAWARKRGKGDINKDKYWRTVGDRNWCFSTEDEIELHTHTETPIVRHTKVKGEASPFDGNWIYWSKRRGEYPETPNRVATLIKKQKGVCPHCGLYFTSTDIVEVDHIKPTSSGGKDTYDNLQLLHRHCHDTKTAQDGSLHKNHDDKPF is encoded by the coding sequence ATGAATAAATCTAAAACGCAGAACAATCTGACGGCGGAGTGGAAAGACATCAACTGGCGCAAGCTAGAAAGGGTGACTTTTAAGTTGCAAAAGCGCATATTCCAAGCGAGTACACGTGGCGATGTTAAAGCCTGTCGCAAACTTCAGCATACCCTGATTAGGTCTTGGTCTGCAAAGTGTATTGCGGTACGTATGGTAACACAGGACAACCAAGGAAAGAATACGGCTGGTGTGGATGGCGTTAAATCGTTAACCCCAAAGCAACGTACTAACTTGGTAGGTAAGTTGCTGTTAACCGGAAAGGCAAAACCTACTCGTAGGGTAATGATTCCTAAACCCGGTATAACTGAAACTAGACCATTAGGAATACCCACAATAAACGACCGCGCATTGCAAGCCCTATGCAAAATGGCGTTAGAACCAGAGTGGGAGGCAAAATTCGAGCCTAACAGTTATGGTTTTAGACCAGGGCGTTCCTGTCACGATGCGATTGAAGCAATATTCAACAGTATTAGCAAAAAAGCCAAATACGTGCTTGATGCTGACATTGCCAAATGCTTTGACCGTATAGACCATAAAGCATTACTATCCAAAATAAACACATACCCCACTCTAAGCCGCCAACTGAAGGTATGGCTAAAAGCAGGGTATTGTGTGGACAAAAAATTCTTTCCTACCAATGATGGTACACCACAAGGCGGGGTAATTTCCCCCCTACTTGCGAACATTGCCCTACATGGTATGGAAGAAAGAGTTATGCAATATGCGGAAATACTAAAAGGAAGCAAACGAAATAACCGTCATGCCCTTAGTCTAATCCGTTATGCTGATGACTTCGTAATTATCCATGAGGATGTAAACGTAGTCAAGAATTGTCAGGAGATAATTGCCAATTGGTTATGTGACATGGGATTGGAGTTAAAGCCAAGCAAAACAAGATTAACCCACACCCTTAATGAAATAGAAGGAAATGTAGGGTTTGAGTTCTTAGGGTTCCATGTACAACAGCATAAAGTAGGAAACTATCGAAGTGCGAAAAACTCACAGGGGAAACTACTAGGTTTTACTACACTAATCACACCCTCAAAAGCCAAAGTCAAAACTCACCTAGCCAAGATTGGTGAAGTAATAGATACCCATAAAACCGCCCCACAAGCTGCTTTAATTAGTAAGCTGAATCCAATAATTCGGGGATGGTCAAACTATTACTCAACAGTTGTTAGTAAAGATACCTTCTCAAAGGTTGACCACCTAATATGGCAAAAATTAAGAGCCTGGGCAAGAAAAAGGGGAAAAGGTGACATCAACAAGGATAAATACTGGCGAACAGTAGGCGACCGAAATTGGTGTTTCAGTACAGAGGATGAAATAGAATTACACACCCATACAGAAACGCCAATCGTAAGGCATACAAAAGTCAAGGGTGAAGCTAGTCCGTTCGATGGAAACTGGATTTATTGGAGTAAGCGTCGAGGCGAATACCCAGAAACTCCTAACAGGGTTGCAACATTAATCAAGAAACAAAAGGGTGTTTGTCCTCACTGTGGTCTGTACTTTACGAGTACAGACATTGTAGAAGTTGACCATATAAAACCAACATCGTCAGGTGGAAAAGATACCTACGATAACCTACAACTTCTACACAGGCATTGTCACGACACAAAGACGGCTCAAGATGGTTCCCTCCACAAGAATCACGATGATAAGCCGTTTTGA
- a CDS encoding ParA family protein: protein MFVVSLLSRKGGSGKTTLAVHWAVVAVKCGLRVVLADMDSQKSSASWFNKREAETPLLIQPQPSNISDHIQACLKGGIDLVLIDTPPDIDTNAVYAARVSDLVVIPVRPSVLDLEAIAGTVELVRGIGKPAVFVLNQTPPRSGVTEEAKTALAAYGLPICPMAIASRIAYSRALIDGRVANEIEPRGKAAIEVKETWNWILQQLKAGSK from the coding sequence ATGTTCGTAGTTAGCCTTTTATCGAGAAAAGGAGGGTCGGGAAAGACAACCCTTGCCGTCCACTGGGCAGTCGTTGCCGTAAAGTGCGGTTTGAGGGTCGTATTAGCGGACATGGATTCCCAGAAGTCATCAGCATCTTGGTTTAACAAGCGAGAAGCTGAAACCCCCTTACTGATACAGCCCCAACCTTCCAACATATCTGACCACATTCAAGCTTGCCTTAAAGGTGGCATTGACTTGGTGCTGATTGACACTCCCCCTGACATTGACACAAATGCCGTGTACGCAGCGCGAGTCTCAGACTTGGTAGTAATTCCGGTACGCCCTTCTGTACTGGATTTGGAAGCGATCGCAGGTACAGTCGAACTGGTACGAGGCATAGGCAAACCCGCAGTATTCGTCCTCAACCAAACACCACCGAGATCAGGTGTTACTGAGGAAGCTAAAACCGCCCTAGCTGCCTACGGTTTACCCATTTGTCCTATGGCAATAGCCTCTCGCATTGCCTACTCGCGTGCCTTAATTGATGGCCGGGTAGCGAATGAGATTGAGCCAAGGGGGAAAGCTGCAATTGAAGTTAAAGAAACCTGGAATTGGATTTTACAGCAGTTGAAAGCAGGGAGTAAGTAA
- a CDS encoding ribbon-helix-helix domain-containing protein, with amino-acid sequence MPKKKPSLSDLTLSKGTTVVQANSSATEAEPKRRGQTLRLDEGAWKQLKHLATDLGKPSHDLLIEAVNDLFKKYGKPPIA; translated from the coding sequence ATGCCAAAGAAGAAACCGAGCTTGTCCGATTTGACACTCTCCAAGGGAACAACCGTAGTACAAGCAAACTCCTCCGCCACAGAAGCTGAACCCAAACGCAGGGGGCAGACATTACGGTTAGATGAAGGGGCGTGGAAGCAACTCAAGCACCTGGCGACTGACTTGGGGAAACCCTCTCACGATTTACTCATTGAGGCCGTCAATGACCTGTTTAAAAAATACGGCAAACCGCCGATCGCTTAA
- a CDS encoding glycosyltransferase, with the protein MTSPISIIITVYNRERYLSAAIESILTQTYPNFELLIWDDGSTDTSLLIAREYAQQDTRIQVIAAPHQGRGIALKAAHTMCKGIYTGWVDSDDLLAPTALQETASVLDAQPEIGVVYTDYLIINEKTQVKGLGQRSQIPYSPDRLLVDFMTFHFRLFRHELYNQIGGINSEFNRAAEDYDFCLRLSEITQFYHLNKPLYYYRQHSQNTVQQQIDQILDSQSAIRQALQRRGLSDKFEIEVDIISRFFLYKRSTAQF; encoded by the coding sequence ATGACCTCCCCAATCTCCATCATTATCACCGTCTACAACCGAGAACGCTACCTCAGCGCCGCCATAGAAAGCATTCTCACTCAAACTTACCCCAACTTTGAACTCTTAATTTGGGACGACGGTTCCACCGACACCAGCCTCCTCATCGCCCGCGAATACGCACAGCAAGACACGCGAATTCAAGTAATAGCCGCCCCCCACCAAGGTCGAGGAATTGCCCTCAAAGCTGCTCATACAATGTGCAAAGGAATTTATACGGGCTGGGTAGACAGCGACGACTTGCTCGCACCCACCGCCCTGCAAGAAACCGCATCCGTATTAGACGCACAGCCAGAAATCGGAGTAGTCTACACCGACTATCTAATAATTAATGAAAAAACTCAAGTAAAAGGACTAGGACAACGCAGCCAAATACCCTACTCTCCAGACCGACTATTAGTAGACTTTATGACCTTCCACTTCCGCCTATTTCGCCACGAATTATACAATCAAATAGGCGGCATTAATTCCGAATTCAACCGCGCCGCTGAAGATTACGATTTCTGCCTGCGACTCTCAGAAATCACTCAATTCTATCACCTTAACAAACCCCTTTACTACTACCGCCAACATTCCCAGAATACAGTTCAACAGCAGATTGACCAAATTCTTGACTCTCAGTCAGCGATTAGGCAAGCACTTCAAAGACGCGGGCTAAGCGATAAATTTGAGATAGAAGTAGATATTATCAGTCGGTTTTTCCTCTACAAACGCTCCACAGCCCAATTTTGA